A region from the Chlamydiales bacterium genome encodes:
- a CDS encoding efflux RND transporter permease subunit encodes MNISETFIKRPVMTTLVMVAITFFGILAYQSMPVSDLPSVDFPTIEVNVTYPGADPKTITNNVIVPLEQQFTTLQGIQTISSTSYSGSAVIVLSFHLDRSIDLAAPDVQAAINAATPHLPKDLPYAPTYTKVNPTATPIMIFTVTSPTVPLYHLYDYGYSVLAQQLNIIEGVAQVQTYGSPYAVRLRVDPQKLAARGIDINSLSDTIRTANVYLPTGTLFGQNDEFTISANGQMYEAEEYNNIIIKNDNGSFVRFSDIGYALDSLQNDKYTFRFLTSEVNQDMVALGIQKQAGANTLDVIKRIKAALPVLEKQLPASVSLYNMYDQSDYIIEAVDDVKWTLLIALCLVVAVIFIYLGRVVNTFIPAITIPITVIGTFIVMKLMGFTIDVLSLLAITLAIGFLVDDAVVVLENIVRHVEQGEKTYDAALNGSKEISFTILSMTLSLASVFIPLVFMAGIVGRILNEFAVTIVTAILISGFVSLSLTPLLCSRMIPQRREKESRMERFSLRFNEKLVSYYRPTLEWALKHKKSVLTAAVLSVIGTFYLIAILPKDFLPGDDVGFIQGFTKTTDGTSPFLTGKFQRQTGELFMNDPNVEAVVSIGANPQDNQGITFIKLKPFKERRPILEVTKELYMKLAPIPGLQMFLRPLPLINLDVGTSTAKGDYQYVIQGINADDVYKYGDIMEKKIRGLKGFTSVTSDLDMNQPQLQVEIQRDRASILNISAWQIENALGLAYAGTYLSPINEPQNQYYAIMETIPKFYRAPDNLKQIWLRSSKGDLVPLSAVIKTTEGVGPLTENHLNGLPSVTITFNLAAGVSLSDALKNLDSVAKETLPTTLVGIAAGTANVFTSSFATLNFLLLITIFVIYLILGILYENFLPPIAVMSTLAPAALGGLLSLVIFNYTLSLYAFVGIIMLLGIVMKNGIIMVDFANESVAKEKKAPHDAILHACLVRFRPILMTTLSAMMGAVPIAIGFGGMTAQSRKSLGVVIVGGLIFSQILTLYLTPVIYVYLELLKEKLKKKEAKG; translated from the coding sequence ATGAACATCTCAGAAACGTTTATTAAAAGACCTGTAATGACAACTCTTGTGATGGTTGCCATCACATTTTTTGGAATTCTGGCCTACCAGTCGATGCCTGTGAGTGACCTTCCCAGCGTCGACTTCCCCACCATTGAGGTTAATGTCACCTATCCTGGTGCCGATCCAAAAACGATCACTAATAACGTGATCGTGCCTCTCGAGCAGCAGTTCACGACGCTCCAAGGCATCCAGACGATCTCATCCACAAGCTATTCGGGCAGCGCGGTTATCGTCCTCTCTTTCCATCTCGACCGCTCGATCGACCTCGCAGCGCCCGATGTGCAAGCTGCGATCAATGCGGCTACTCCTCACCTTCCCAAAGACCTGCCTTATGCTCCGACCTATACCAAGGTGAATCCGACAGCGACGCCGATCATGATCTTCACCGTTACTTCACCTACAGTTCCTCTCTACCATCTCTATGACTATGGATATAGCGTTCTTGCTCAACAGCTCAACATCATCGAAGGTGTTGCCCAAGTACAGACCTACGGCTCTCCTTACGCAGTGCGTCTCCGTGTCGATCCTCAGAAACTCGCAGCGCGAGGAATCGATATCAACTCGTTAAGCGATACTATTCGTACAGCAAACGTCTACCTTCCTACAGGAACGCTCTTCGGCCAGAACGACGAGTTCACAATTTCAGCCAATGGCCAGATGTATGAGGCAGAAGAGTACAACAACATCATCATCAAAAACGATAATGGCTCCTTCGTCCGGTTTAGCGACATCGGCTACGCGCTCGACAGTCTCCAAAATGATAAGTACACCTTTCGCTTCTTAACCTCGGAAGTCAACCAGGATATGGTAGCGCTCGGGATTCAGAAGCAGGCTGGCGCAAACACCCTCGATGTAATCAAGCGGATTAAAGCTGCTCTTCCAGTGCTGGAAAAACAGCTGCCCGCATCGGTCTCTCTTTATAATATGTATGACCAGTCAGATTATATCATCGAAGCCGTGGACGATGTGAAGTGGACGCTACTCATCGCCCTCTGCCTTGTCGTTGCGGTTATCTTCATCTACCTCGGAAGAGTGGTGAACACCTTTATCCCCGCCATTACTATCCCGATTACAGTGATCGGAACTTTCATTGTGATGAAACTCATGGGGTTTACGATCGACGTTCTTTCACTGCTGGCAATCACCCTTGCGATCGGGTTTCTGGTCGACGATGCCGTCGTCGTTTTAGAGAATATCGTGCGTCACGTTGAACAGGGAGAGAAGACCTACGACGCCGCATTAAATGGATCTAAAGAGATCAGCTTCACTATTCTCTCAATGACCCTGTCGCTCGCCTCCGTCTTTATTCCCCTTGTTTTCATGGCAGGCATCGTCGGAAGGATCTTAAATGAATTTGCCGTTACTATCGTGACGGCCATTTTAATCTCCGGGTTCGTCTCCCTCTCTCTAACCCCACTTCTCTGCAGCCGAATGATTCCTCAACGGAGGGAGAAAGAGAGCCGCATGGAGCGCTTCTCATTAAGATTCAACGAAAAACTCGTTAGCTACTACCGCCCTACGCTTGAGTGGGCACTTAAACACAAGAAGAGTGTATTGACAGCGGCAGTCTTAAGCGTCATCGGAACCTTCTATCTCATTGCCATTCTACCCAAGGACTTCCTTCCTGGAGATGATGTCGGCTTTATTCAGGGATTCACAAAAACCACAGATGGAACTTCCCCCTTTCTGACCGGAAAATTTCAGCGTCAGACTGGAGAGCTCTTCATGAATGATCCCAACGTCGAAGCTGTAGTCAGCATCGGTGCAAATCCGCAGGACAACCAGGGAATCACCTTCATTAAGCTCAAACCATTTAAGGAGCGCCGCCCCATTCTAGAAGTGACAAAAGAGCTCTACATGAAGCTCGCTCCCATTCCTGGGCTTCAGATGTTCTTAAGGCCTCTACCTCTCATCAACCTGGATGTGGGAACGAGCACGGCTAAAGGAGATTACCAGTATGTCATTCAGGGGATAAACGCTGACGATGTGTACAAGTATGGCGATATCATGGAGAAAAAAATACGCGGGCTGAAAGGCTTTACCAGCGTAACTTCAGACCTCGACATGAACCAGCCGCAACTACAGGTTGAAATTCAACGCGACCGCGCCTCGATCCTCAACATCTCTGCTTGGCAGATCGAAAATGCGCTTGGCCTCGCTTATGCCGGCACCTACCTCTCCCCAATCAATGAGCCCCAAAACCAGTACTATGCGATCATGGAGACCATTCCAAAGTTTTATCGGGCTCCAGACAATCTAAAGCAGATCTGGCTCCGCTCCTCGAAGGGAGATCTCGTCCCCCTCTCAGCTGTCATTAAGACAACAGAAGGAGTAGGACCCCTCACAGAGAACCATTTAAATGGTCTCCCCTCTGTGACGATTACCTTTAACCTCGCTGCTGGAGTCTCTCTAAGCGACGCACTAAAAAATCTAGACAGCGTCGCAAAAGAGACGCTTCCAACGACTCTTGTCGGCATTGCTGCAGGAACTGCGAACGTCTTCACCTCCTCATTTGCCACCTTAAACTTCCTTCTGCTCATCACGATCTTCGTGATCTATCTCATTCTCGGCATTCTCTATGAGAATTTCCTGCCCCCAATTGCCGTGATGTCAACTCTTGCCCCCGCAGCGCTTGGAGGACTTCTCTCTCTTGTAATCTTCAACTACACGCTCTCTCTCTATGCTTTTGTCGGGATCATCATGCTTCTTGGCATCGTGATGAAAAACGGAATTATCATGGTGGATTTTGCAAATGAATCTGTAGCCAAAGAGAAGAAGGCCCCGCACGATGCAATTCTACATGCGTGTCTCGTCCGCTTCCGCCCCATTCTCATGACCACACTGTCGGCAATGATGGGAGCCGTGCCGATTGCAATCGGCTTTGGCGGCATGACAGCACAGAGCAGAAAATCACTTGGGGTTGTCATCGTTGGCGGCCTTATCTTCTCTCAGATCCTTACCCTCTACCTCACTCCCGTCATCTACGTCTACCTCGAACTCCTCAAAGAGAAACTCAAAAAGAAAGAAGCAAAGGGATAA
- the xerD gene encoding site-specific tyrosine recombinase XerD translates to MKDLVSDFLSYLASEKGLARNTLIAYEQDLEHFFSVLEKRKIEEISLVTEETIIAFLAYLKDKQYASSTICRMLVAVKVFFRFLKRERKIAHDATSYLDSPKMWQLIPEVLSIEEMRRLLETPDVTTMQGARDKAILEVLYASGLRVSEVCGLNIQDLDDLSIRVKGKGGKERIVPIAKVAVDAVDHYLINFRKAAEDESAVFVTPKGKRIDRIEVWKRVKFHAKAAQILKEISPHTLRHSFATHLLENGADLRVIQEMLGHASIATTDRYTHISQKHLKNAFESFHPRP, encoded by the coding sequence ATGAAAGATCTGGTTTCAGATTTTCTCTCTTATCTCGCTTCAGAAAAGGGGCTCGCAAGAAACACGCTCATCGCTTACGAACAGGACCTTGAGCACTTCTTTTCCGTTCTTGAAAAACGGAAGATTGAAGAGATCTCGCTTGTTACAGAAGAGACGATCATCGCATTTCTCGCTTATCTTAAAGATAAGCAGTATGCCAGCAGCACGATCTGCAGAATGCTCGTTGCGGTGAAGGTCTTTTTTCGCTTTCTAAAGCGCGAGCGCAAAATTGCGCACGACGCGACGAGCTATCTCGATAGCCCAAAAATGTGGCAGCTGATTCCAGAGGTGCTCTCCATCGAAGAGATGAGAAGGCTTCTTGAAACTCCGGATGTCACTACCATGCAAGGAGCGCGCGATAAGGCGATACTAGAGGTTCTCTATGCCTCGGGTCTGCGCGTTTCAGAGGTGTGCGGGCTCAACATCCAGGATCTGGATGATCTTTCAATCCGCGTAAAAGGAAAAGGGGGGAAGGAGCGGATTGTGCCGATTGCCAAGGTGGCAGTGGATGCGGTCGACCACTACTTGATCAACTTTCGCAAAGCTGCAGAAGATGAGAGTGCGGTATTTGTCACGCCAAAAGGAAAGCGGATCGATAGGATAGAGGTGTGGAAGAGGGTAAAGTTCCACGCAAAGGCTGCACAAATTCTTAAGGAGATTTCGCCACACACCCTTCGCCACTCGTTTGCAACGCATCTGCTTGAAAACGGAGCTGATCTGCGCGTCATCCAAGAGATGCTCGGGCATGCAAGCATCGCCACAACCGATCGCTACACCCACATCAGCCAGAAGCATCTGAAAAACGCCTTCGAATCCTTCCACCCCCGCCCGTAA
- a CDS encoding autotransporter domain-containing protein, whose amino-acid sequence MKHTRFLLASATLLTSALYADATHEEAVNKEIGLFFNADFLYWEMHEEGLEFAVSGVKGSSNPSPNSVKKGKAYKPSFKWDPGFRVGAGYIVPERTWDLWLNWTRFRTEGKKSASHSGDPALNPIYSVLDNQGFVLGEVQSSSAKLKMQYNTLDFEVGRRYEILPKLKLRPQIGLRGAWINQDYDIDYLYSNGSGSIAHDQDMDNDFSGLGLRAGLDSQWAITPHFGFFGNISASIVGGKFHVTEEFTETLNTILPPRRGVYVNLHDHFFDLAPEVEIMLGFHLEPGSSKNRYRLEIDLGWEYIVWFNQNQLYLFTSSDMRGVGIRERGNLNFQGLVLSAKLHF is encoded by the coding sequence ATGAAGCATACCCGTTTTCTTCTTGCATCTGCAACTCTATTGACATCTGCGCTATATGCTGATGCTACACACGAAGAAGCTGTGAATAAAGAGATCGGCCTCTTCTTTAACGCGGATTTTCTCTATTGGGAGATGCATGAAGAGGGGCTCGAGTTCGCAGTTTCGGGTGTAAAGGGATCCTCTAACCCCAGCCCCAATTCCGTAAAAAAAGGAAAAGCTTATAAGCCGAGCTTCAAGTGGGACCCCGGATTTCGCGTGGGAGCAGGATACATCGTTCCAGAACGAACATGGGACCTCTGGCTGAACTGGACACGCTTTAGAACTGAAGGAAAAAAATCTGCCTCTCACTCTGGAGATCCTGCCCTTAATCCCATCTACTCTGTTTTGGATAACCAGGGGTTTGTTTTAGGTGAGGTTCAATCGAGCTCAGCTAAGCTAAAGATGCAGTACAACACCTTAGATTTCGAAGTTGGACGTCGTTATGAGATCCTTCCAAAACTTAAACTGCGTCCCCAGATTGGCCTCAGAGGCGCATGGATCAACCAGGACTACGATATCGACTATCTCTATAGCAACGGATCGGGCTCCATTGCTCATGATCAAGACATGGACAACGATTTCAGCGGACTCGGACTGCGTGCAGGTTTAGACTCCCAGTGGGCAATCACCCCGCATTTTGGTTTTTTTGGAAATATTTCAGCGTCAATCGTCGGAGGTAAGTTTCACGTAACAGAAGAGTTTACTGAAACTCTCAATACTATCCTTCCTCCAAGAAGAGGCGTCTATGTCAATCTACACGACCACTTCTTCGACCTCGCACCAGAGGTCGAAATCATGCTCGGCTTTCACTTAGAGCCAGGCAGCAGCAAAAATCGCTACCGCTTAGAGATCGATCTGGGATGGGAGTATATCGTCTGGTTCAACCAGAATCAGCTCTACCTCTTTACATCTAGCGACATGCGCGGAGTAGGAATACGCGAAAGAGGAAACCTGAACTTCCAGGGCCTCGTTCTCAGCGCCAAGCTCCACTTCTAG